ttaaattaaatatacgaaaatttttgatgaattttttttttaatttttttacattgactttttgaacaaaaaaacccaaaataaattaatttctgacaaaaaattaacaattttaatttattttcagatcaCAACTTTATATTCCGCCATATCCCTCGGATGGGTCTTAATGTACTTGCGAGATACGTTCATCTCTCGTGGCGATCAATACGAAtggcaaaaatatttcgaactCTATCGTGGTCCAAGTAACTCCAATAATTCAGTTAAATTAGCGGAAACTGTCGCAGATTACTTTAACGGAGTAATTTTGCAACGTTTGCATCTCGGGCAGGGACGAGGAGGCGGAATTGGCATGGGAAATGTTCGATTTCACgtgagtttttgaaaaaaattttataaaaaaatttaaaattaattttttttctttgaaattttcagttGGCTTTCAATTTAGCAATAATTTGgttgttaattttcttcatcttGTGTCGCGGAATCAAATCTTACGGAagatttatcataattttatcaattgtaCCGATAATTGGACTGATTGCTGTTTCTTCTGGCGTGTTGAGTGTTGTGAATTTCGATAGTAttcaggtaaaaaattaaattttctttcaaaaaaaattttttaataattttttttttgtacttttagaatatttttcctGCCACAGATTGGCAAGATTTCTTCATTAATTCACGTAGTTGGGTGAGTGCTGCACAAGAAACGTTCCTAACATGGGGTTTACTCGGCGTTTCCGTTTACTCCATTTACTGTAATCCAACAAATGCACGAAATACGCGCAACGAATTACGACGAGATGCGTTTATTGTAGTTTTAATGACGATTTTTGTCCTTATTTTGTCGGCGATGTTCTCGAGTGCTTGTGTTCAAATGTTGCACAGTAGcggatattattattttccgggatcttttggtaagtttttaaatatttcactcttaaaaataaaattaaatcaaaaatttcacagaaAATATGGGTTCTTACGTATTTTTGATGCCCACGGATCGTCCTTTGCCATCGCCATTAACGTCGTTTCCCTCAAAATGGCTTACGAGGTACTCGACTGTGTTGGGAGAATCGTTTCGAAAGTTTGGGCATTCATATCCAAAGGAGTCTGGATATCAagtaagattaattttaacaaaaaaaaaatttttaattaaatttttaatattttttaggttcTTCGATTGGTAACAGAGCTCTTGCCATCAACTTTAGCAGCATCCAAAGACTCAATCCCGCCCGTTGTCAGCATGTTAGCTTATCTAACACTTCTTTTGTTCGGATTAGCTCAACTTGCGACGATGTGGAAGCCAATTGCAACCTTATTAGGCGATTCTCCGAGCGGAATTCTTCTTTCTTGTGTCACAGCATTATTTTTGGGCATCCCATTAGCAACTGAATCgggaatttcaattttgcattttcttgATACCGTTATTGGAGGAGCATGGTGGCTTTTGTAAGTGACttttagcataaaaaaaatatttttttattaaaatttcgtattttttttagacttttatGGTTTGCACACATAATTGGAGTATTTTTAGTTCGAGGAAGGCCTTACACGAGCGATATTTTGGTCAAAGAATTACATTTATTCGACGGTTTCTCAGCTTTTATCGCGTTTTCGTGGAACGTTTTGTTGCCCGTTGGATTAATGATGCTCTGTATCATCGAATATCGCCTTTCGAACGTTTATGACTTCTTCCATTGGCGCGGAAATAGCTATTGGCCTCTTTGGTCAAGGCAAATTGCGGGAATTATTCAAACTTTGTTCCTTTTAATTGTGCCTGTGACATGTATCGTTCAAATTTATCGATATTTGAGcaaaggtaagttttgaaaaaaattttttttaaaattaaattttattaaaattttgatttttttaggtcCTCCTGACATTCTCGAACGAATTGAGTCACTTTATCGTCCCGTTTTACGTGGCGAACGAAATTTACGACTTCCAATTCATCGATCGCGCCCTCCAAATATGGCACAAAATCCCGTAAATGCTTCTGAAGGTCACACAACGAATCAAGTACTTCAAGTTGATGAACCGCCCAAATATACGCCGCCTCCAAGTTACACAACAGCAACCGGAGCACGCATTGCTAAAATGTTACGTCAAAGTATTCGACGGAGTATGCGACGGTAAGTcatgattttcatcaaaattttttcaaaaaattaatttttctttaaaatttttagaattcttGGCGAATCAAGTCAAAATCGTCGACAACTTCCTCCCATTGAAGGTCCCCCTCCCGAATATGCTGACTCGCAAAATGAACGAAACGCCCTTTCTTGCATCGAAATTGGTCCCCGACCTTTGTACAACAGCTCGACAATGGAACGTCGAAGATCTCTCAACAACAACGTCGCATCAACGGAGCAAACTCCTTCAGTGCATCCACAAGATGTTGCTTTGTTACTTCGCCCGAGTCGATTATTGGCTTTTAATCGAACCATGTCGCTGGGAGACGCCGTCGTCGACAATGTGCTGCGAAATTCAACGCGACGCCATTCACGTTCTGTGGAGAATTTGGTACTAAATGCCGAACAAATCGGCAGATCGAGTCTCATTAACATTCATTTAACTGATGATAGTTCCATTACTAAAGAAGATCATATTAATGAATCATCTGTGATataaattattgtattttattgagagaatttctgagaaaaagttgaaaaattgctttttttgccTTAGAGAtgtctaaatattaaaagatagattagaaaaaaaaaatatatatttaattatttatgaaaaaggtttcaaataaatagacgagaatttgaataaaaacaaaaaaaaaattacatttatttgataaattctgCATATTACACATAGTTTGtgattttatcacaaaatttaattattaaggcatctttgttcaatttaactggctaaatttggattttttttttttttttttgtatgaaggtaaggatttttaatttattttttttataaatcatcaaatatagaattaaaatttaatttaaatttttaaattaaataaatttttttttatattttttaaaaattttaatgtttcaattttaataaatatttaatttaaaaaaaaaattgaaaatttacaaaaaaaaaaaataaaaagtaaaagttaaaaaaatttggagcaagatttgacaaaaattgctatgacatagtttttgacatagtttttctcttgatttagttttcaaaacaaaactatgtcaaagaaaattttttttttcagttttaattttttagcagttttgagttgtaaaatgattaaaaatgataaattagagccctctgacaaaaatttttttttttcagttttaatttgtttttaaaacaaaactttaaatgatttggcagttttgagttgtaaaatgattaaaaatgataaattagagccccctgacaaatttttatccatttggagcaagatttgacaaaaattgctttgacacagtttttgacacagtttttgacatagtttttctcttgatttagtttttaaaacaaaactatgtcaaagaaaatttttttttttcagttttaattttttagcagttttgagttgtaaaatgattaaaaatgataaattagagccctctgacaaatttttatccatttggagcaagatttgacaaaaattgctttgacatagtttttgacacagtttttgacacagtttttgacatagtttttctcttgatttagtttttaaaacaaaactatgtcaaagaaaattttttttttcagttttaattttttagcagttttgagttgtaaaatgattaaaaatgataaattagagccctctgacaaatttttatccatttggagcaagatttgacaaaaattgctttgacatagtttttgacacagtttttctcttgatttagtttttaaaacaaaactatgtcaaaagaaaaaaattttttcagttttaattttttagcagttttgagttgtaaaatgattaaaaatgataaattagagccctctgacaaatttttatccatttggagcaagatttgacaaaaattgctttgacatagtttttgacacagtttttgacacagttttgctcttgatttagttttcaaaacaaaactgtgtcaaagaaaattttttttttcagtttaaattttttggcagttttgagttgtaaaacgattaaaaatgataaattagaggcctctgacaaatttttatccatttggagcaagatttgacaaaaattgctttgacatagtttttgacacagtttttgacatagtttttctcttgatttagttttcaaaacaaaaactatgtcaaagaaaattttttttttcagtttcaattttttggcagttttgagttataaaatgattaaaaatgataaattagagccctctgacaaatttttatccatttggagcaagatttgacaaaattgctttgacacagtttttgacacagttttgctcttgatttagttttcaaaacaaaactatgtcaaagaaaaaattttttttcagtttcaattttttggcagttttgagttataaaatgattaaaaatgataaattagagtcctctgacaaatttcaatccatttggagcaagatttgacaaaaattgctttgacatagtttttgacacagtttttgacatagtttttctcttgatttagttttcaaaacaaaactatgtcaaagaaaaaattttttttcagtttcaattttttggcagttttgagttataaaatgattaaaaatgataaattagagccctctgacaaatttttatccatttggagcaagatttgacaaaaattgctttgacatagtttttgacacagtttttgacacagtttttgacatagtttttctcttgatttagtttttaaaacaaaactatgtcaaagaaaattttttttttcagttttaattttttagcagttttgagttgtaaaatgattaaaaatgataaattagagccctctgacaaatttttatccatttggagcaagatttgacaaaaattgctttgacatagtttttgacacagtttttgacatagtttttctcttgatttagtttttaaaacaaaactatgtcaaaagaaaaaaattttttcagttttaattttttagcagttttgagttgtaaaatgattaaaaatgataaattagagccctctgacaaatttttatccatttggagcaagatttgacaaaaattgctttgacatagtttttgacacagtttttgacacagttttgctcttgatttagttttcaaaacaaaactatgtcaaagaaaattttttttttcagtttcaattttttggcagttttgagttataaaatgattaaaaatgataaattagagccctctgacaaatttttatccatttggagcaagatttgacaaaaatggctttgacacagtttttgacacagttttgctcttgatttagttttcaaaacaaaactatgtcaaagaaaaaattttttttcagtttcaattttttggcagttttgagttataaaatgattaaaaatgataaattagagtcctctgacaaatttcaatccatttggagcaagatttgacaaaaattgctttgacatagtttttgacacagtttttgacatagtttttctcttgatttagttttcaaaacaaaactatgtcaaagaaaattttttttttcagtttcaattttttggcagttttgagttataaaatgattaaaaatgataaattagagccctctgacaaatttttatccatttggagcaagatttgacaaaaatgctttgacacagtttttgacacacttgatttagtttttgacacagttttgctcttgatttagttttcaaaacaaaactatgtcaaagaaaaaattttttttcagtttcaattttttggcagttttgagttataaaatgattaaaaatgataaattagagtcctctgacaaatttcaatccatttggagcaagatttgacaaaaattgctttgacatagtttttgacacagtttttgacatagtttttctcttgatttagttttcaaaacaaaactatgtcaaagaaaaaattttttttcagtttcaattttttggcagttttgagttataaaatgattaaaaatgataaattagagccctctgacaaatttttatccatttggagcaagatttgacaaaaattgctttgacatagtttttgacatagtttttctcttgatttagttttcaaaacaaaactatgtcaaagaaaaaattttttttcagtttcaattttttggcagttttgagttgtaaaatgattaaaaatgataaattagagccctctgacaaatttttatccatttggagcaagatttgacaaaaattgctttgacacagtttttgacacagtttttgacatagtttttctcttgatttagttttcaaaacaaaactatgtcaaaggaaatttttttttttagtttcaattttttggcagttttgagttgtaaaatgattaaaaatgataaattagagccctctgacaaatttttatccatttggagcaagatttgacaaaaatggctttgacacagttttgctcttgatttagttttcaaaacaaaactatgtcaaagaaaaatatttttttcagtttaaatttttttgcagttttgagttgtaaaatgattaaaaatgataaattagagccctctgacaaatttttatccatttggagcaagatttgacaaaaatgctttgttttttagctcttgatttagtttttaaaacaaaactatgtcaaaggaaattttttttttcagtttcaattttttggcagttttgagttataaaatgattaaaaatgataaattagagccctctgacaaatttttatccatttggagcaagatttgacaaaaattgctttgacatagtttttgacacagtttttgacatagtttttctcttgatttagttttcaaaacaaaactatgtcaaagaaaaaattttttttcagtttcaattttttggcagttttgagttgtaaaacgattaaaaatgataaattagagccctctgacaaatttttatccatttggagcaagatttgacaaaaattgctttgacacagtttttgacacagtttttgacatagtttttctcttgatttagtttttaaaacaaaactatgtcaaagaaaaatttttttttcagttttaattttttagcagttttgagttgtaaaatgattaaaaatgataaattagagccctctgacaaatttttatccatttggagcaagatttgacaaaaatggctttgacacagttttgctcttgatttagttttcaaaacaaactgtgtcaaagaaaattttttttttcagttttaattttttagcagttttgagttgtaaaatgattaaaaatgataaattagagccctctgacaaatttttatccatttggagcaagatttgacaaaaatggctttgacacagttttgctcttgatttagttttcaaaacaaactgtgtcaaagaaaattttttttttcagtttcaattttttggcagttttgagttgtaaaacgattaaaaatgataaattagagccctctgacaaatttttatccatttggagcaagatttgacaaaaattgctttgacacagtttttgacacagttttgctcttgatttagttttcaaaacaaaactgtgtcaaagaaaattttttttttcagtttaaattttttggcagttttgagttgtaaaacgattaaaaatgataaattagaggcctctgacaaatttttatccatttggagcaagatttgacaaaaattgctttgacacagtttttgacacagtttttttgttcttgatttagttttcaaaacaaaactatgtcaaagaaaaatttttttcagtttcatctTTGagtcatatgaaaaaaataaaaaaaatattaaaaattaaacagaaatATTGAAAGCtcgaattttgttgaaaaatttaaaaaaaaaaaaaatagaaatttaaatatttgatgatttataaaaaaaaaattaactaaaaatccttacgtttatacaaaaaaaaaaacaaaaaattagcatgcatttaattttttgtaagctTTTTCCAAGTGTTGCAAAGCAGCTTTGGCTGCTGCCCGTTTCGCATCGTCCTTATTCTGCCCGAATCCATAAACATCAATTACTTCGTTCTTGCAAACGAAccgcaaattaattttcacaacgTCATCCACAAGCGTCGCATTTCCAAATTTCGGTTGAGCATTCGGTTGGAATTCATACAATCGCCTGATAATTTGTTTCGGAACGTTTGCCATAAATTCGCAGATTTCCTGTTGCATCAATTTGTAAATAACTTTCCACGTGACTTCCAAATTGCTTCCGGAATCGAAGAAAATTGCTCCAATGAGAGATTCAAAAACGTCTCCCAAAACTTTTGGCACGTCAATAAAATCGCCCATCAATTTGTCGTTTTCAGTGACGAGTAAATGGACTTGATCCGTGACGCGATGCTCGTGAAGTCGCTGATAATCGACGAATTTCGTGATGGTTTCGGTCAAAGCGACATTTTGACTGAGGATATGCAGATGAAAATTGTTGCGAACGGCGATACAGGCAAGAGTGTTGTTGTTCACCAAAGCACTTCGGAGGTCAGTGATCTGCCCGGGATCCatattttcgcatttttcgAAGATATAAGCGGAAATCAGCAAATCGAGGACTGAATCGCCGATAAATTCCAAGCGTTGGTAGCAATCGAAGCGTGTTCCTGGGTATGAGGGATGCAATAAAGCCTGCAAAAGGAAAGATCTGTCCTTGAAAGTGTAACCCAAGGACTTTTCCAAATGCTTGTAATTGAGTAAAAGCTCGTCAACTTCATTTTCGGTCGCCCCTGCTTTGATCCTAACACTTTGCATCCGCGTTTTGAGCAAATTTGGCAAAAGTGTCGTGTTATCTGgaataatttcaaagaaattcaacAACTTCAACGTATGTTCAATACCGCACGAGTTCAAATAAACGCCCAAAAGTGACTCCATGGAATCCGCAACTGCTTTATCCGGCACATATTGTTGATCCAACAACAATCTAGCCGATCCGTCACTCGTATCGCGATTTCCGCTGCCTCGAATGCTGCCCATGAACTTAATTTCGTTCCTCGGATCCAATTCGCCGCGCAAAAATTCATCCTTTGACACACACAACTTGTTCAAATCGTGAGCGCTGCATCGCATTTCGAGCATATTCTCCTTCACACTCGACGGGACTTGAAACAGGGGCGGGATCCAGCTTTGACCCGGATCGAAACGCCATAATTTAAGCATCCCGGGTAGATTTATGCGATTTGCCAGATAAAAAAGATTCCGATTTGAGACAATCATGCCTTTGCACGACGACAAATATCCCTCATGCCATTCGGGGTGACGATAAACGAGATATAAGCTCacggaaaatttcaaaaatgagtCGCCCAGCAACTCAAAACGTTCCAAATCGAAGACGTCGTGCGATGAAGTGCAAGTTATTGCTCGTAAAACGTCTTTTAGCTCAGGAGATGCGGGAATTTTgtgtttcaacaattttatgtCGAATTTGACGTCAGTTGGAACATCGAGAATTGCCTTTGGTACAGTCGATGGAGCCGTTAAACGATGAATTTCGCTTAAAAATCCTTGTTTTTCAACATATTGCTTGACAAGGTGGTTATCAAAGTCGTTCGTGATGAAGCTGATGTAATAATCCAACTCGAATTCTTGAAGATTTTCCCAATTTCGGTCGATGTCAATGGGTTCTTGCTCCTCATTCCACAGTGTCAAGGCATTTAATTGATCCGTCAACTGCATTAATGGCGTTTCCAAGCGTTTTATTTGCTCCGCTTCATTTACTTTTGGAAAAGTTATTGGCGCAATTTTTCCTGAGGGCATCGGTTCGTCTTCCGAATCTGAATCGCTTTCTTCCTCGTACATGTCTTCCTCTtcttttgcttgatttttgaacGAATCGACGTCTAAAGGCACGGAACTCGATTGTGATGTCGGCAAATTAAGCGCCGCGTTGAGAGTGACTCGCAAATGTTCCGCAAGCAACATAAACTGAAGGCGATGCAAGACGCTGGGCAACAAGAGAGCTTTCAGCCAATAATCTCCGGAAATTTTGTAATTGTGCACCAATTCGGGAATGTAAAAATCGGAAGTTGTGTATTGCGAACGTTTCGAAGATCCATCCAAGCCGGCGCCAGcactcaaaaaattcaaagtcgATGGGAGACATTTTGTGTCGATCATGAATTGATCGCGTTGCATGACGTTCATCGAgtatttttcgaagaaatattCGGCAAAACTGTTGAATTTGTCCTCGGGAAAGTCGCTGAAAGGCGTCAAATGCTCGGCGACAGAAACGACGAGATAATCATTATTTCCGTACGTTTTGTGACAAGGTCGaactacctaaaaaaaatttaaaaattaatttaaaaaaaaaattaaaaatttttaatcttactTTGTGCAAAAAGTCTTctggtttaaattttaagcgtCTTCTTTCCGGTTCACTCAACATTTTAGGCTCAGATAagctttggaaatttttcacaacttCCCAATCAATCGCATTTCCCTTCATCGGGACAATCATGAACGAATTTGCTCCATTTTCGCCGGGAATTAAACAACTTTTGACAGTTTTCAGCAAATCCTTAAAAAGCATGATGTGAAATTTTCGCATTTGATTCAACTGCGTTTCAGAAAGTGCTTCAGAGACAATAATAGGGTCTGAAATTTTCACTTGGATCTCTCCGTATGACAAAAAGACTCGCATCGCAGGTAATTCCggtaattttttcgttgtgaAAATCCCGAAGCAGCAATCGTTTGATAATAATTCGGAGAAAACGCGACGATTTCGCTCGAAAATATCGTTTGCTGtgctaaaatcaaatttcggaGAGCATTTTATGATGTGTATGTATGCAATGGAGGTTCTTGTTGACGGAGTACAATTGAGTAGTTGTTCAGGAAAGACGATGTCATGAAGGCGTTTCATTTGTTTTGT
The sequence above is drawn from the Culicoides brevitarsis isolate CSIRO-B50_1 chromosome 1, AGI_CSIRO_Cbre_v1, whole genome shotgun sequence genome and encodes:
- the LOC134827201 gene encoding endoribonuclease Dcr-2; amino-acid sequence: MDRPPALIDPKTGEEKPDEALLKERPYQQKMKDICIEKNTIIYLPTGAGKTYIAIQVINHFAKDLIPPLSEGGKRTVFVVNTIALARQQFEVLSKSTSFKVRLYTGDMNVDNWKKEQWREEFEKYQIIVATCQIIVDVITSAYLSVADINVLVIDECHSGRGDHPMHQLMSKFQNVDKKMHPRVIGLTGVLLKKDCPPEQVAEELCTLENVFMATIATVESSTAFADVMEFSTDPEESVLKYNPVMSSELITRCEKDVESLISYAEAYRIEVRSQKSKNFTRDLPNDVKGVKVLFNDFIYQLQDLGIYGGSIAILAVLVELELKKRQCESKIETNLYRFCITFAEKMRRRLVTVMDCEKFEYNKLMKFGSPKIISLVQFLDKHVQDEKTSKELKGLVFVQRRHSAKVIYHILKKIFEESFDPEKEPEPKIRADFMVGARNSLPESIEAILDEKNSRRVIERFRKDETNLIVCSSVLEEGIDLQSCNLVIRADVANTFSAYVQSKGRARMKNSKFVMMINKMEESKVLMKIDKYKRVEAKLKECLIGKTINRKMPDEAEISAELYNELIPPFVTKGGATLTALSALQLLNRYAMLMPHDRFTSTSVYWERINLPEIFAKRQTYTVRLYMPVQSTIKAPIESDEMETAKLAKRHAAFKACKQLYLNGELSDNLMPVDPTKKIIEIKDIYFKHWENFRDETSGKAGTKQMKRLHDIVFPEQLLNCTPSTRTSIAYIHIIKCSPKFDFSTANDIFERNRRVFSELLSNDCCFGIFTTKKLPELPAMRVFLSYGEIQVKISDPIIVSEALSETQLNQMRKFHIMLFKDLLKTVKSCLIPGENGANSFMIVPMKGNAIDWEVVKNFQSLSEPKMLSEPERRRLKFKPEDFLHKVVRPCHKTYGNNDYLVVSVAEHLTPFSDFPEDKFNSFAEYFFEKYSMNVMQRDQFMIDTKCLPSTLNFLSAGAGLDGSSKRSQYTTSDFYIPELVHNYKISGDYWLKALLLPSVLHRLQFMLLAEHLRVTLNAALNLPTSQSSSVPLDVDSFKNQAKEEEDMYEEESDSDSEDEPMPSGKIAPITFPKVNEAEQIKRLETPLMQLTDQLNALTLWNEEQEPIDIDRNWENLQEFELDYYISFITNDFDNHLVKQYVEKQGFLSEIHRLTAPSTVPKAILDVPTDVKFDIKLLKHKIPASPELKDVLRAITCTSSHDVFDLERFELLGDSFLKFSVSLYLVYRHPEWHEGYLSSCKGMIVSNRNLFYLANRINLPGMLKLWRFDPGQSWIPPLFQVPSSVKENMLEMRCSAHDLNKLCVSKDEFLRGELDPRNEIKFMGSIRGSGNRDTSDGSARLLLDQQYVPDKAVADSMESLLGVYLNSCGIEHTLKLLNFFEIIPDNTTLLPNLLKTRMQSVRIKAGATENEVDELLLNYKHLEKSLGYTFKDRSFLLQALLHPSYPGTRFDCYQRLEFIGDSVLDLLISAYIFEKCENMDPGQITDLRSALVNNNTLACIAVRNNFHLHILSQNVALTETITKFVDYQRLHEHRVTDQVHLLVTENDKLMGDFIDVPKVLGDVFESLIGAIFFDSGSNLEVTWKVIYKLMQQEICEFMANVPKQIIRRLYEFQPNAQPKFGNATLVDDVVKINLRFVCKNEVIDVYGFGQNKDDAKRAAAKAALQHLEKAYKKLNAC